In Streptomyces chartreusis NRRL 3882, the following are encoded in one genomic region:
- a CDS encoding DUF1206 domain-containing protein yields the protein MNTSAMAQGGRIRARRVARGSVTEGAARAGLAARGVIYLLVGALALQIAFGDTGEQADRGGALAELSQKPFGAVLLWALGIGLAGMALWRLSEVLFGSVGPDGRSARKRLLAAARFVFYVFVAYSVLSFAADRGRSGGGSSDRQSQDATARALEIPAGQWLVGAAGIAIVVAGGWIGVRAVLRKYHDKLRLGQMSPRTRRLVDVTGVAGGAARGLVFAVAGLFAVRAAIDYEPDRAKGLDDTLRSFADTPLGPWLLVCVAAGLVLFGVFSFAMARWRRV from the coding sequence ATGAACACGAGTGCGATGGCACAAGGCGGTCGGATCCGGGCCCGGCGAGTGGCGCGGGGTTCGGTGACCGAGGGGGCGGCACGGGCGGGCCTGGCCGCCCGGGGTGTGATCTATCTGCTCGTCGGGGCCCTGGCGCTGCAGATCGCCTTCGGCGACACGGGTGAGCAGGCCGACCGCGGGGGAGCCCTGGCCGAACTGTCACAGAAGCCGTTCGGCGCGGTGCTGCTCTGGGCGCTGGGCATCGGTCTCGCCGGCATGGCCCTGTGGCGGCTGTCCGAGGTCCTGTTCGGCTCCGTCGGACCGGACGGCCGCAGCGCACGCAAGCGGCTGCTGGCGGCGGCCCGCTTCGTGTTCTACGTCTTCGTCGCCTACTCCGTGCTGTCGTTCGCGGCGGACCGCGGCCGAAGCGGCGGCGGATCCAGCGACCGGCAGTCCCAGGACGCCACCGCCAGGGCCCTGGAGATACCCGCCGGCCAGTGGCTGGTCGGCGCGGCCGGCATCGCGATCGTCGTGGCCGGCGGGTGGATCGGCGTACGGGCGGTGCTCCGCAAGTACCACGACAAGCTCCGGCTCGGCCAGATGAGCCCCCGGACACGGCGGCTGGTGGACGTCACCGGCGTGGCCGGCGGCGCCGCCCGCGGGCTGGTGTTCGCCGTGGCCGGCCTCTTCGCCGTCCGCGCGGCGATCGACTACGAACCGGACCGGGCCAAGGGACTGGACGACACCCTGCGCAGCTTCGCGGACACCCCGCTCGGTCCCTGGCTGCTGGTCTGCGTCGCCGCCGGGCTGGTGCTGTTCGGGGTGTTCTCCTTCGCCATGGCCCGCTGGCGCCGCGTCTGA
- a CDS encoding DUF5133 domain-containing protein produces the protein MLRPHPAVLRRLVDEYEALAAAVPASDPAAVSARARDLAYTLCVSTGTRDVERALEVAHQWLATAPAPARETIQQTVTGQHVPTPEPA, from the coding sequence ATGCTGAGGCCCCATCCCGCCGTGCTGCGCCGTCTCGTCGACGAGTACGAGGCACTGGCGGCTGCCGTGCCGGCGAGCGACCCGGCCGCCGTGAGCGCGCGGGCACGCGACCTTGCGTACACGTTGTGCGTGTCCACCGGCACCCGGGACGTCGAGCGTGCCCTGGAGGTCGCTCACCAGTGGCTCGCGACCGCACCCGCACCGGCCCGCGAGACCATCCAACAGACCGTCACCGGGCAGCACGTGCCGACCCCGGAGCCCGCCTGA
- a CDS encoding SigB/SigF/SigG family RNA polymerase sigma factor: protein MLIDTPTNRPGTPETTTTASRRRHDDAPDTAELFARLAELEEGPEREAVRDELVTLWLPMAHRIAGRFRDRGESIEDLRQVAALGLVKAIDRFDPSRGAFESYAVPTITGEVKRHFRDRMWALRVPRRVQELRNKVRVARRELTQNPGSPEPSVADIAAHTGLTEEEVNAGLEALESFSTLSLDAELSADDDGYSLADTLGAADSSYDVVVDRESAKEGLRRLPERERAILYMRFFEDMTQSRIADHLGISQMHVSRLISRSCARVRDEVLGQRTGTRGTGGTSTTA from the coding sequence ATGCTCATCGATACGCCCACCAACCGTCCCGGCACGCCCGAAACGACCACCACCGCCTCCCGGCGGCGGCACGACGACGCCCCGGACACCGCGGAGCTCTTCGCCCGGCTGGCCGAGCTGGAGGAGGGGCCCGAGCGGGAAGCCGTCCGCGACGAACTCGTCACGCTGTGGCTGCCCATGGCCCACCGCATCGCCGGCCGCTTCCGCGACCGCGGAGAGTCCATCGAGGACCTCCGGCAGGTGGCAGCCCTGGGGCTGGTCAAGGCCATCGACCGGTTCGACCCGAGCCGGGGAGCCTTCGAGAGCTACGCCGTCCCCACCATCACCGGTGAGGTCAAGCGGCACTTCCGGGACCGCATGTGGGCCCTCCGGGTGCCCCGCCGCGTGCAGGAACTGCGCAACAAGGTGCGGGTGGCACGCCGTGAACTCACCCAGAACCCGGGCAGCCCCGAGCCCTCCGTGGCGGACATCGCCGCCCACACCGGCCTGACCGAGGAAGAGGTCAATGCCGGGCTCGAGGCCCTGGAGAGCTTCAGCACGCTGTCGCTGGACGCCGAACTCTCGGCCGACGACGACGGCTACAGCCTCGCGGACACCCTCGGCGCGGCCGACTCGTCCTACGACGTCGTGGTCGACCGCGAGTCCGCCAAGGAAGGCCTGCGCCGCCTGCCGGAACGCGAGCGGGCCATTCTGTACATGCGGTTCTTCGAGGACATGACACAGAGCCGCATCGCCGACCACCTGGGCATCTCCCAGATGCACGTCTCCCGCCTCATCAGCCGCAGCTGCGCCCGCGTGCGCGACGAGGTCCTGGGGCAGCGGACGGGCACCCGCGGCACCGGCGGCACCTCCACGACGGCCTGA
- a CDS encoding ATP-binding protein — protein MCEEHMIESVGGPPGARRARPCKPAEARRAVERAVAERCRTTHTACDVDALSDALLVASELTTNAILHGGGVTDFRVDVDGPGVRVSVSDRSDELPVTAPPTDPHGRLRHGGHGWPIVCRLSRDVRVSDLPSGGKCITAVVPLS, from the coding sequence ATGTGCGAGGAGCACATGATCGAATCGGTAGGCGGGCCGCCCGGTGCGCGCCGGGCCCGGCCGTGCAAACCCGCCGAGGCACGCCGGGCCGTGGAGCGCGCTGTCGCCGAGCGCTGCCGCACCACCCACACCGCGTGTGACGTGGACGCCCTGTCCGACGCGCTGCTCGTCGCCTCGGAGCTGACGACCAACGCGATCCTGCACGGCGGCGGAGTCACCGACTTCCGGGTCGATGTCGACGGCCCCGGCGTACGGGTCTCCGTGAGCGACCGCAGCGACGAACTGCCGGTGACCGCGCCGCCCACCGATCCGCACGGTCGGCTGCGGCACGGCGGCCACGGCTGGCCCATCGTCTGCCGGCTCTCCCGCGACGTCCGCGTGTCCGACCTGCCCTCCGGCGGCAAGTGCATCACCGCCGTCGTGCCCCTCTCCTGA
- a CDS encoding aminotransferase class I/II-fold pyridoxal phosphate-dependent enzyme yields the protein MTVDHTRAPVLEALDEYRRKGHLSFTPPGHKQARGADPAVREVLGDAVFHGDVLASGGLDDRLTRGRVLQRSQELMADAVHAEHTFFSTCGSSLSVKAAMLSVAGPHEKLLIGRDAHKSVVAGLIISGIEPVWVEPRWDAERHLAHPPSAEDFDRAFEAHPDARGALVTSPTPYGGCADLRAVAEVCHRRSRPLIVDEAWGAHLPFHPDLPSWAMDAGADICVTSIHKMGSGLEQGSVFHLQGDLVPPALLGMRADLLGTTSPSVLIFAGLDGWRRQMALHGEELMGGALDLAGEVRSAIEEIDGLHVNDRDDFCGPGLSDDLDPLPGVVDLAGLGITGFQAADWLREHRHIDAHLVDHRRIGAQITHGDDRETTGQLLEALRDLARAARDLPRAPRVEVPSPAELRMEQAVLPRDAFFGPAEDVPVARAAGRVAAEMITPYPPGIPAVLPGERLTEPVLAYLRTGLAAGMHLPDPTDPELETVRVLAGDAE from the coding sequence ATGACAGTCGACCACACCCGAGCACCGGTCCTGGAAGCCCTGGACGAGTACCGCCGCAAGGGGCACCTGTCGTTCACGCCGCCCGGGCACAAGCAGGCCCGCGGCGCCGACCCGGCGGTCCGGGAGGTTCTCGGCGACGCGGTCTTCCACGGCGATGTGCTCGCCTCGGGCGGTCTGGACGACCGGCTCACCCGGGGGCGGGTACTGCAGCGCTCCCAGGAGCTGATGGCCGACGCGGTGCACGCCGAGCACACGTTCTTCAGCACGTGCGGCAGTTCCCTGTCGGTGAAGGCCGCGATGCTGTCGGTCGCCGGGCCGCACGAGAAGCTGCTGATCGGGCGTGACGCCCACAAGTCGGTGGTGGCGGGGCTGATCATCTCCGGTATCGAGCCCGTCTGGGTGGAGCCGCGGTGGGACGCCGAGCGGCACCTGGCCCATCCCCCGTCCGCCGAGGACTTCGACCGGGCCTTCGAGGCCCACCCGGACGCGCGGGGTGCGCTCGTCACGAGCCCCACGCCATACGGCGGCTGCGCGGATCTGCGAGCGGTCGCCGAGGTGTGCCACCGGCGCTCGCGGCCGCTGATCGTGGACGAGGCCTGGGGCGCGCATCTGCCGTTCCACCCCGACCTGCCGTCCTGGGCGATGGACGCGGGCGCGGACATCTGCGTGACCAGCATCCACAAGATGGGCAGCGGCCTGGAGCAGGGCTCGGTCTTCCATCTCCAGGGCGATCTGGTCCCGCCGGCGCTGCTGGGGATGCGCGCGGACCTGCTGGGCACCACCAGCCCCTCGGTGCTGATCTTCGCGGGTCTGGACGGCTGGCGCCGGCAGATGGCGCTGCACGGCGAGGAGCTGATGGGCGGCGCGCTGGATCTCGCGGGCGAGGTCCGCTCCGCCATCGAGGAGATCGACGGGCTGCACGTCAACGACCGCGACGACTTCTGCGGCCCGGGCCTGTCCGACGACCTCGACCCGCTGCCCGGCGTCGTCGACCTCGCCGGGCTGGGGATCACGGGCTTCCAGGCGGCGGACTGGCTGCGCGAGCACCGGCACATCGACGCGCATCTGGTGGACCACCGCCGCATCGGCGCTCAGATCACCCACGGCGACGACCGGGAGACGACCGGGCAGTTGCTGGAGGCGCTGCGGGACCTCGCGCGGGCCGCGCGGGATCTGCCCCGGGCGCCGCGGGTGGAGGTGCCGTCGCCGGCGGAGCTGCGGATGGAACAGGCGGTACTGCCCCGGGACGCGTTCTTCGGTCCGGCCGAGGACGTGCCGGTGGCGCGGGCGGCCGGACGGGTCGCGGCGGAGATGATCACGCCGTATCCCCCCGGCATCCCGGCCGTCCTGCCCGGCGAGCGCCTCACCGAGCCGGTCCTGGCGTACCTGCGGACCGGACTGGCCGCGGGGATGCACCTGCCCGACCCCACGGACCCGGAGCTGGAGACGGTCCGGGTCCTGGCCGGGGACGCGGAGTGA
- a CDS encoding cyclic nucleotide-binding domain-containing protein, with the protein MTKAIKLLTALPPPQRQRLMTLAREVSFPEDARIFEAGGTADRFWVIRSGAVSLDQQVNSLQRATVASLGAGDLLGWSWLFPPYTWDFGAQAFSPVRAYEFDAAAVLRLCEEDPQLGLVLVRNVAEVLAHRLEMTRGKLMEQYTLHRRGAL; encoded by the coding sequence ATGACCAAAGCGATCAAACTCCTGACCGCCCTGCCTCCGCCCCAGCGGCAGCGCCTGATGACCCTCGCCAGGGAGGTGTCCTTCCCCGAGGACGCCCGGATCTTCGAGGCGGGCGGCACGGCCGACCGCTTCTGGGTCATCCGCTCCGGCGCGGTCTCCCTGGACCAGCAGGTGAACTCCCTCCAGCGGGCGACCGTGGCCAGCCTCGGCGCGGGCGACCTGCTCGGCTGGTCGTGGCTCTTCCCGCCGTACACCTGGGACTTCGGCGCGCAGGCGTTCAGTCCCGTACGGGCCTACGAGTTCGACGCGGCGGCCGTGCTGCGGCTGTGCGAGGAGGATCCGCAGCTCGGGCTGGTGCTGGTGCGCAACGTCGCCGAGGTGCTCGCGCACCGCCTGGAGATGACCCGGGGCAAGCTGATGGAGCAGTACACCCTGCACAGGCGAGGCGCCCTGTGA
- a CDS encoding MFS transporter: protein MDTSESTAEERDPAPEDHRRRGWRRWAMDTRPLRRPAYRRLWSSTIVTAVGSQLTAVAVPKQIYDITGSSAWVGAASLAGLVPLIVFALWGGAIADSMDRRKLLLVTNSGIAVTSLLFWLQAFTGLESVAALMVLLAVQQAFWGLNAPARNASIARLVPEDELPAANALGSTVMQTGQVAGPLLAGALIPVVGLPELYLIDALALCVTVWAVYRLPSLPPLAGTAVRRAGVKEIAAGFRYISGHTVLLLSFLADIIAMVLGMPRALFPQLAAQTYAPYGEGLALGLLFAAIPIGAVLGGLFSGTFSRARRHGWMVIGAVVAWGVAITGFGLSSSLWVGVAFLAVAGVADMVSMVFRGAILLSAATDEMRGRMQGVFTVVVAGGPRLADVLHGTAGSAFGPKAAVAGGGLLVVAVMLALAAAVPALRRYRV, encoded by the coding sequence GTGGACACGAGCGAGAGCACGGCGGAAGAGCGGGATCCGGCGCCGGAGGACCACCGGCGGCGCGGCTGGCGGCGCTGGGCCATGGACACCCGCCCGCTGCGCCGCCCCGCCTACCGGCGGCTGTGGAGCTCGACCATCGTCACGGCCGTCGGCAGCCAGCTCACCGCCGTCGCCGTGCCCAAGCAGATCTACGACATCACCGGCTCCTCGGCGTGGGTCGGCGCCGCGAGCCTGGCCGGCCTGGTGCCGCTGATCGTGTTCGCGCTGTGGGGCGGGGCGATCGCCGACAGCATGGACCGGCGCAAGCTGCTGCTGGTCACCAACAGCGGCATCGCCGTGACTTCGCTGCTGTTCTGGCTCCAGGCCTTCACCGGCCTGGAGTCGGTGGCCGCGCTCATGGTGCTGCTCGCGGTGCAGCAGGCCTTCTGGGGCCTGAACGCACCGGCCCGCAACGCCTCCATCGCCCGGCTGGTCCCCGAGGACGAACTGCCCGCGGCCAACGCCCTCGGCTCGACCGTGATGCAGACCGGGCAGGTGGCCGGGCCGCTGCTCGCTGGCGCCCTCATCCCCGTCGTCGGCCTGCCCGAGCTGTACCTCATCGACGCGCTGGCCCTGTGCGTGACGGTGTGGGCGGTGTACCGGCTGCCGTCCTTGCCGCCCCTGGCCGGCACCGCCGTCCGCCGCGCGGGCGTGAAGGAGATCGCCGCCGGCTTCCGCTACATCTCCGGGCACACCGTGCTGCTGCTGTCCTTCCTCGCCGACATCATCGCCATGGTCCTCGGCATGCCCCGGGCCCTGTTCCCGCAGCTCGCCGCCCAGACCTACGCGCCGTACGGCGAGGGGCTCGCGCTGGGTCTGCTGTTCGCGGCGATCCCCATCGGTGCCGTGCTCGGCGGACTGTTCTCCGGCACCTTCTCCCGGGCCCGCCGGCACGGCTGGATGGTCATCGGGGCGGTCGTCGCCTGGGGCGTGGCCATCACGGGCTTCGGACTGAGCAGCAGTCTGTGGGTGGGCGTGGCGTTCCTGGCGGTGGCCGGGGTGGCCGACATGGTGTCGATGGTCTTCCGCGGGGCGATCCTGCTGTCCGCCGCGACCGACGAGATGCGCGGGCGCATGCAGGGCGTCTTCACCGTCGTCGTGGCGGGCGGCCCGCGCCTCGCCGACGTGCTGCACGGCACCGCGGGCTCCGCCTTCGGCCCCAAGGCCGCGGTCGCGGGCGGCGGGCTGCTGGTCGTCGCCGTGATGCTGGCGCTGGCCGCGGCGGTGCCGGCGCTGCGGCGCTACCGCGTCTGA